CTTGGTGAGCGTGGCGAGCTTGGCGGAGATGACGCGCGGCGGCACATCGGCTGGCGCAGTCACCGCCAGATAGATGCCAAGCAGCTCGCCTTCTTCATCATCGTCGTCGTCATCATCTTCATCGGCGTCAGGGTCGGTGATGAAGTAGTTGTCGCCGCTGTACTGCCACGTGCTCCAACCTTCTGCTTCGAGCGCATCGCGCAGCGCACGAATCGCCTCGTCTCCGGGATGCACACCGTCCACCATGTAGCTCGGACCGTGACCGCCCTTTTCGAGCACATGCAGCGGCTCGTCGTAGATGCGGATGTAGCCGTCCTGCTCGTCCTCGTTTTCCGGCGGCTGCTCGACCAGCTTGGGCATGAACACCACCCAGTCGCCCATGCGCTGATCCTGCCCCTGTGATGCGGGCTGCACGATGCGTGCTGTGGCGGGTCCGGTGCGCCGCGCCATCACATCGCGCAGGCGACCGTTCTCGTCATGGCGCAGATAGATCAGGCCCCAGTCTTCTTCGAGCGGCTCGTTTTCTGAATCGACCTCATCGAGTTCCATCTCCAACGCCACGGCCTGCTTGCGCACCTCGGCCCATTGCTGCGCGGCGGTGGCGGCAATCAGCAAATCCCAGCGCTGGCGAGAGTCAGGTTCCTCATCGGCTTCGAGCACGATGCGGCGCTGCTCGACCGCCGTGTCAAAGTCCTTGAGTTCCATGGCTGCATCGGCCCACAGGCCGCGCGTCGGAATGGCGTTGGCGTCATGCTCCAGCACCTGCGCGACCAACGGTCCCACCTGCGCATAGCGCGACTCGCGATACGCCACGCGTGCGCGATACCAGGCCGCTTGTGCGGGCAGCGTGGCTTCAATGCGCGCTGCCTGCGCCTCGATGGCCGCATGGTCGTCGGCGTTGATGCACAGACCGAACCAACGGTTCTGCAGCGCCATCGATTCCGGCGCCGCATCCACCATGGCTTTCAGGCGCGTGCGAGCCAGATCGTGACAGCCGAAATTGGACAGCGCTGACGCCAGCGTCATCGCCACATCTTCGTCCTGCGGCAAAGTGCGATGGGCCTCTTCCAGCCACTGGATCACGACCTCGTTGTCCAGCCCGTTGGCGGCATCCGAACTCAGCCACTCGGGCAGTTCTTCGGGCTTGCAAGGTGGCTCGGTTCCCGATGCCTGCGCCATCGCCTGTGCGGCCTTGTCCAGCTTGGCCGCCGCACCCAGATCCAAGCGCAGCATCGGCAGATGTTCGCGCGCCAGCGCAATCGCATGGCCTGCAAGCCACGGCACCTTGCGCGCCAATGCCAGTTCGGTCTGCGCCAGCGCCATGTCGATCAACTGGCGATGGTTGCCCACCGAATGCAGATGCTCGATGGTCGTCCACAGCGAATGGCCCAACTGCGGCGTGTTGAAATCTGGCTTCACACGCGCAATCGCCAGCGCCGCGCGGCACCACAGCAGATAGTCTTCCAGCTCGATGTCGCCGAACTCGGGCAGCAGCTCGACGGCCTCATCCGCCTTGCCCGACATGGCGAGCGCACGCGTGCGCAGAAACAAGCGCGTGGCCTGTTCGCGGCGGTCATCGTCGTCTGCGGCTTCTTCCGAATCATCGAGCAGCTTGAGCGCGGTTTCGGGCTCGCCGAGCAGCAGGTACTGATCGACCTCGGTCGCCACGAACAGCGTGTTCGTTTCTTCACCCGCGCGGCGCTGCTCGTCGCGCTGCTGCTTCAGATAGATCACGGCCTCGCGCGGCTGGCCCTGATCGTGCAGCGCGTTGGCTTTTTCGATGCTCAGGCAACCAAAGCACGACCAGCTCGGATCGATGCGCGCCAGCGTTTCGTCGCACGCGGCCAAACGTTCTTCGGACCAACCGGGGCCATCGACGTTCGCATAGGTCGCCACCAGATCCTGCGTGATGCACACGCTTTGCGGACACGCGTGCGTGCGTTCCTGATGCGCGCTTTCGTAGGAGCTGACGACCTCGCCCAACTGTGTCTCGCCATGGTGACGCGCAATGCGCGAGGCATTCAGCCAGTGCTTGAAATAGATGTCCAGCCACGGAATCTCCAGACTGCGCGCGGCGGCCAGCGCTTCGGGCACGAGCGCTTCCACGATGGAGTGATTGCCGCGATATTGCTGGTAAGGCACGTCGTGGATGAGATAGGCCAGACGCGGCTGGCCTTGCTCTTCCAGTTGTTCGGCAAGTTCGTTGACCCAGGCAAAACTGTCCATGTGGCTTGTCTCCAGAAGGTTCGTGGCTGGTGGATGGATTCAGTTCAAGGCGATTGCGGCGGCGTGCACAGCGCCGTCACCGCACCGTTGAAATCGTTCAGCAGATCGACCAGCGGCGGCTGGCCTGCCAGCTCTTCGCCGCCCGGTGCCATGATGACCTTGAAGCTGCGCAGCAGCGCCACCGCATGCGCGGGCACGGCGCGGCCTTGCCGGTGGCTTTGCAGCAGCGCTTCGATGGCCGGGTTGTCAAGGTTGATGTACAGGCGCGCGGGCACGCTCGCATCAATGCGCTTGGTGAACGCGCGCGCCAGACTCAACGCCGCACCCGCCATGCGCTTGCTCGCATCGTCGGCCTCCAGCCGCGCCTTGAGCTGCGCCTCGCGGTCGGGTACGGCGATCAGCGGCAACTCGGGCGACACAAAGCGCGCGGGCACGACGAGTTCGCCCCACGCCAGTTGCTCGCGCAGCCATGCGATCTCGCTCTCGGGCAGATCGGCTGCGCGGAACATGCGCGCATTGCCGGTGGCCGTTCCGATCTCGACCAGCAGCACGCCGCGATCACGCACATACTCGCGCAGAAAGCCCGCCACGGCATAACGATCACCCCGCGCGACCGGCACCTGCAGCGCGCGAAACAGCACGTCTTCAAAACCGCCGCTCTGACCCAGACTCAGGTGAATGCGGCCATCGCGAATCAGGCTGCGCACCGGCAGATCGCCCTGACTTGTGGAGATGCGCACGGCGTCCTGCAGCATGGCGAACAGCTCGTCCTCGCACATCGCCGCGCCCAGCAACGCCTCGTTGTGGCGCGAAAGCAGACGGCTCCATGCCGGTGCCTGGTCTTTCGACAGATCGGCCAGCCCCTTGATCAATGCACTTTTCAGATGCGCGCGCACCGCCATGTAAGCATCGTCGCGCTGCAGGTCTTCGCGGCTCGCGGTGGGTGTGAGCGCGTTCGATTCGATCACGCCGCCGATGAAGCCCGCCCACACGGGAATCAGGTCGCGCGCCTCATCGTCGAGCAGCATGCCGCGCACGTAGACGCTCAGGTGCCGGTTGTCGCTGGTGCCGTAGGTCGCACCGTCCTGCACCCACAGCAGACCGCGCGCATCGCTGTCGCCTTCGGGTTTGATCGGGATCACGCAGATCGGTTCGAAATGGCGCTCCATGCGCGTCGCGAACGCCATGCGTTGGCGCTGCAGAACAGCAGGATGCACGACCACACCATCGGCCGTCGCACGCCATGGCGGCGGGTCGGCGTTCACGCATTCATCGTCGAACCACAGCGGCTCGCGCAGCAGCGCGCAATAGCGGCCCAGCACTTTCTTCAGCACACCAGCGGAGCACAGATGGTTGAAGTCCGTGCGCATCGCCAGATGGATCTCGGTGCCCACGGGCCGCGCGTCGATGGCCTGCACCGCATAGCGCCTGCCATCCGACGAGAGATAACGCCAGCCCTTGTCCGGAGACTGGTACGAGGACGTGTTCACCAGCACCTGCTCGGCCACCACGAAGGCCGAGAGAAAGCCGAGACCGAACAGGCCGATCAGTTCCTCGCTGCCCGGCTTTTCGGTGGCACGCAACTGGCGCGTGTAGCCGTTGCCCAGTGTCGCGAGAAAGCTGTGCAGTTCCTGCTCCGTCAGCCCCGATCCGTTGTCGCGGATGATGATGGTCTGCGCCACATCGTCGGCAATCACGTCGATGCGGCCCGGCCCGGTGAACGTCGGGTCTTCGAGCCTGCGCCGCGAGATCGAATCGTGCGCGTTCTGGATCAGCTCGCGGATCGCGACGACCGGCGTCGAATACAGGTGCTTGGCCAGCACATCGAACAGGCCATCGAGATGCACCTGCGTGGTCTGCAAGGCCGAAGGTTGGGCAGGCTGATCGCTGCTGCTGTGGTCGTCGTCGTTCATGTGCTGTGCGCCAATGTGGTCAGAGTTGCTCGCGGCAGGCGCGGTACAGGTCCTTCCACTCGCCGCGTTCCTTCACCACGGTTTCGAGGTATTCCTTCCACACCACCGTGTCCTGCACCGGGTCCTTGACCACCGCGCCGAGCAGGCCCGAGGCCACATCGGCCGCGCGCATCACGCCATCGCCGAAGTGCCCGGCCAGCGCCATGCCGCTGTTGATCACCGAGATCGCCTCGGCCGTGGACAGCGTCGACGTGGGCGACTTGATGCGCACGCTCTTGCCGTCTTCGGTCTGGCCGCTGCGCAGTTCGCGGAAGATCTGCACCACGCGCTTGATTTCTTCGAGCGCCGGTGGCTCGGCAGGCAGCGCCAGCGCGCGGCCCATTTCGCCCACGCGCTTCATCACGATCTGCACTTCCTCGGCTTCGGTCGCGGGCACCGGCAGCACCACCGTGTTGAAGCGGCGCTTGAGCGCGCTCGACAACTCGTTGACGCCCTTGTCGCGGTTGTTGGCGGTGGCGATCACCGAGAAGCCCTGCACCGCCTGCACTTCGCTTTCCAGCTCGGGCACGGGCAGCGTCTTTTCGGACAGCACGGTGATCAGCGTGTCCTGCACATCGGCGGGAATGCGCGTGAGTTCTTCGATGCGCGCGATCTTGCCGCGCTTCATCGCGTTGACCATCGGGCTTGGAATCAGCGCCTTCTCCGACGGGCCATGCGCGAGCAACTGCGCGTAGTTCCAGCCGTAGCGCAACTGCTCTTCGCTCGTGCCCGCCGTGCCTTGCACCAGCAGCGTGGAGTCGCCACTCACAGCCGCCGCCAGATGCTCGGACACCCACGACTTGGCCGTGCCCGGCACGCCGTACAGCAGCAGCGCGCGATCGGTCGCAAGCGTCGTCACGGCGATCTCCATGAGGCGCGAGTTGCCGATGTACTTGGGCGAAATCTCCACGCCGTTCTTCAGCGTGCCGCCCATCAGGTACTGCAGCACCGCCCATGGCGAGAGCTTCCAGTTGGGCGGGCGTGCACGGTCATCGACCTGCGACAGCGCGTCCAGCTCGTGTGCGAATTGTTGTTCTGCATGTTGGCGAAGAACCTGGCTCATGGTGTGAAGCTCTCTGTTGGCAAATGGATGAATCGGGTGGATCGGATAAGCGAAAAATGGATCACGTTGAAATCTGCTGCAGCGTCTGGCGTATGCCCGCCGTCGAGCGCACGCGCTGCCACACGTCCTCGAACCACTGCGCCGACTTTTCGTCGGCGCTGGCCTTGTCGATGAGCGTCAGGAACGCGGGCAGGCTCTGCGGATGCATCCACAGCGCCGCGCTGGTGAGCGCCTGCGACAGGTTGTGGCGCAGGCTCCAGTCGGTGCTGACGACGGCGGCTGCGTAGGACAGGTCGAGCGAGGCGACCAGCGCATCGGACAGCGCACGCGACAGATGCTCGTGCGGCTCCATCTGATCGTCGATGCGAATCAGCAGCTCGAACACCAGACGCGGCGCGGCCTTCAAACGCTCTTGCCAATACACCTCACGCTCGGCCAGCGTCATCGACGCGAGCAGGCTGCGCAGGCTTTCCTGCGCAAAGCGGTTTTCCTGCATGCTGGTCAACAACTGCAGCCAATCGCGGTTGGGCGAACGCGCGGCGGCTTCGAGCAGACCATCCCACAGATGGCGCTTCCACTCGGTCTTGGCCGCCCATGCGAACACTTCCTCGGGCGTCTTGCCCAGCGTCTCGGTCCACCAGGTCGGCGGTGTCAGACGCACCAGTTGGTACAGCCACCACGCGCGCTCGCCGCCCTTGAAATACGAGTGCGCCTTGAGCGCGATGCCGTCGCGCGGCCAGTCGGCGTTGTCCTTTTCGGGCGGCTCGATGGTCCACTTGTCGCCCTCCTGCTTGAGCAGCGGCGCAATCCATGCGATCACGCGCTGCGAATGCGCGCTGTGCGGCAACGTGGACAAAAGCTCGGCGGCCAACTGCTTCACTTCGCCGCTGCGATCGGTGAGCAGGCGCTCCAGCAGCGCTTCGTCATCCATCGACAACTGCGTGCGCAGCACTTCGAGCATCGCCAAACGTTCCTTGGCGTTCAGCTCCTTGACCGCCGCGTCGAAGCGTTCACGCGCGGCCTGCGGAGTGCTCGCGCGTTCGTTGCGCAGCACGGAAAGCCGCTGCTCGAACGTGCCTTCGCTCCACAACTGTTCGGGATCGGCCTGCTGATCTGTGCCTGCCGCAAACTTCCACGCCGGGTTCTGCTGCGCAAGCCACAAACCGCGTGCGCCCAGCACCGCCAGCAGATCGGCACGCAAGGCCGAACTGCGCGCACCGGCATCCAGCGCCACCGGAAGCGATGCCTGCGGCAAGCGCATGCCGGCCTTTGCCAGCACATGCCAGCTTTGGCGAGTCAGGCTTTCCGGCCCTTCACGCAAGGCCGCATTCAGCGCGCGGATCACGGCCTCGTCGGCAGGCTCGGCCTGCACATCGTCCGGCGCGGACGTGGACGCAAGCGGCTGCGCCAAAGCCTGCGGAACAAAGCCCGCGCGCTGCCACAACCCCGCTGCACCAGCGGCGCGCAGCAGCTTGATCGATCCGGCATGCGCGTCAGCAGGCACGGCCAGAGCGGCATTCGCATCGCGCACCAGCGACTGCAGTTCGGCGGGCCATGGCGCATCGTCGAGCGCATCCATGCGCTGCGTGCCGACCAGCGCCTGCTGCATCAGTCCTTGCCAGGCGGGAGAGTTCATCGCACCACCATTGCTGCTGTTCATTGCACCTCTCCCGACAAGGCCCAGATGAGGCGGGCATTGCCGTCGCCCGTCACATTCCATGCGCTCAGCAAACGCCAGCGTTCATCGCTCCACTCGCCCATCGCCAGCATCGGATGACCGCCGCTGGCCGCGAGCAGCCCCCATGCCTGCGAGTCCGGCAGATCGAGTGGCAGCACGCGTTGCGCCGCGCCATCCATCACCGTCGCCTGCCAACCCTGCCCTTCCACGCGATGCAGTTGCACGCTCTGCAGCATCAGCGGTTGAAGCCATTGAAACGGATTGCCCGCCAAGCGCTCGGCCACATCGCGCCAGCTTTGCTGCGGTGTGCTGTGCGCGAGCAGGCTGGGCGCGGTCGTGGCCTGCGCTTCCAGCAGACTGCTGTTGTCTGCCGCAATCGCCCGCATGGGCGCACCACCCGGATAGAAATGCAGACTGGCCTCGTAACGACGACCCACAACCCACGCACGTTCGTAGCCACGACCGCCATGCGCGTAGTCCTGCAGCAAGGCTATGCGCTGGGTCTGTTCGCCCCACAGCCACATGCGCCGCTCGACAAGACGTCCCTGTCCTTCGATCTGGCAACCGCCAAGCACCAGCCACTGATCGGCCACCGCGGGCGATGTGGCAAGCAGCTCGGCCTTGTCCTGATTCCAGCCGAGCGCCGTCATCACATCGTCCAGCATCGCGGGCGGCAACTGCTCGCGGCGCGCGGCGGCGTCCAGCAGCAACTGCCATTGCCCCAGATGCGTGAGCAGCAACGCGGGCCAATCCTCGCGCACGCTGGCCACATCGTGCAATTGCGTGACGCGCGCCGCCATGCTGGGCGCCTGCGCATCGACCAGACGCGCCGCCATGTTCTGCCACGCCTGATGCGTGCTGGAATCGTTGAGCTGCTGCGTGGCCAGGCCCTGGCGCAGCATGTCCTGCATCCACAGCGAGAGTTCGCCCAAGCCGCCTTCCACGCGATCCCAGCGCTTGGCCTCGCGTTTGGCGGCGGCCTGCGGGTCGGGCGGCGCGGCGGCCACGGCGACGGCCTTGGCTTCTTTTTTCTCGGCGCGATCACGGCGTGAATCGAGCCATTCGCTCACCCATGCCGGGCGGGCATCGGCTGCAGCCACCTGCCCTGCCGTGCGCAGGAGCAAGAGAGCGAGCCCATGCTTGCATGGAAATTTGCGGCTGGGGCAACTGCATTTGAACGACGGGCCGCTCAAATCGACCTGCGTCTGATAAGGCTTGCTGCCGCTGCCCTGGCATTCGCCCCAGACTGCGCCCTCGTCGCTGCCCAGAGTCGGCCATTTACCGGGAGATTTCAGGCCTTGTGCGGCCTTGGTTGAGGAAGCATCCGGGGATAGCCCCAACACTTCTGCTTCGCTGGTTAGCACGTGCTGCCTTCTCCGTTCCCGACAAGCGGTGTCAATTTATTGGTATTTACAGATTTATACCAAAGCGCCGATGTCACTCTTGCGAAAGCCGTCCTCGACTTTGTGAGCATGTGATTCAGGGTAGACGCCAGTAGCGCGCAGAAATGTGCCGCAGACAATCACCGCCATGCTCTCTCCCAGCCAGGTCATCGTCATCGCCACACCGGTGTTTTTTCTGCTGATCGCCATCGAATGGCTGGTCAGCATGCGCCGCCGCAACTACCCGTACAAGCTGGCCGATGCGTTCAGTTCGATGAGCCTCGGGCTCATGAGCCAGACCAGCGCGGTCTTCACCAAGCTGCTCACCGTGGGCATCTACACGGCCGTGTTCGAGCATGTCGCGCTGCTGCGAAGCGACGCCTTCTGGACAAGCCTCCCCGGCTGGCTGATCGCCTTGGTGCTCTACGACTTTCTCTACTACTGGAACCACCGCATGGGCCACGAGGTCAACGTGCTGTGGGCCGCGCATGTGGTGCATCACCAGAGCCAGCAATACAACCTCAGCACCGCGCTGCGCCAACCGAGCAGCTACGCGCTGCTGTCGTGGCTGTTCTATCTGCCGATGGCCGTGCTCGGCGTGCCGCCGCTGGTCTTCGTGGTCGTCGGGCTGATCGACCTGCTCTACCAATTCTGGGTGCACACCGAGCAGGTGCGCCGCCTCGGCTGGTTCGACCGCTGGTTCTGCGCGCCCAGCAACCACCGCGTGCACCACGCCGTGAACGACCCATATCTCGACAAGAACTACGGCGGCATCCTCATCATCTGGGACCGCATCTTCGGCACCTTCAAGGAAGAAGACGACCGCGAGCCCTGCGTCTACGGCACACGCGGCCTGCTCCAAAGCTGGGACCCACTCTGGGCCAACGCCTCCATCTACAGCCAGCTCGCGCAAGACAGTTTTCATGCGCGCAACTGGGGCGACAAGCTGCGCGTGTGGCTCAAACCGCCGGGCTGGCGACCTATCGACGTGGCCGCGCGCTTTCCCAAACCCGCTTTCGTGCTCGACGAACATCGCGCGCTGTTCGAGCCGCCCATCGGCAAAGCCGCCCAGTGGTTTGCCTCGCTGCAGTTCATCACGCTGATCGCCGGTGCCGCGCTGTTTCTGTGGAACGCCGATCAGGCACCGCTCGCGCACAACCTGATCTGGTTCGCCACCATCAGCATCGCGCAGTGGATTCTCGGTGCCGTACTGCAAGGCCGCATCAGCGTGTGGCTGGCGTTGATGCTCGATGCCGGCGTGCTGGCTGCCGCCACCGGCGCGCTCGGACTCACGGAATGGCACATGGTCTTCAAACCCGCAGCCATGCTGTTCGCTTGCGCACAGGTGCTGGCCAGCGCTCGCAACGCGCCCGTCGATCACGCGGGCCGCAGCCATCCCATCTCGCTGCGCTGGCTGCTGGTCGCACTGCAATGGTCGTTCGTCGGCGACGTCTGCCTGATGCTGTCGTCACCCGCCATGTTCGTGCCCGGCCTCGTGAGCTTTCTGCTCGCGCATCTGGCCTACATCATCGTCATGAAACGCGGCCTGCCCTGGTTCGCCGACCGCCGCGCATTGCTCATCACGCTGCTGCTCGGCATCGGCATGTACGCTTTCCTGTGGACCGGCGGCCTGCCCGCCGAACTGCGCATCCCCGTCGCCGTCTACGTCACCGTCATCGCCCTCATGGCCGCGCAGGCCTGGGGCCGCTGGCGCATCATGCGCTCGACCAACGCACTGCAAGTCGCGCTGGGCGCAAGCTGCTTCATGATCAGCGACACCATCCTCGCGCTGGACCGCTTCGTGCAGCCCGTGCCCTATGCGCTGTTCTGGGTGCTGATCAGCTACTTCGCGGCGCAGGCGTTGATCGTGTGGGGGTTGACGGGCAAAGCACGGTCATCGACCGCAGCTTAGTCAACCGTACAAACCCCGAAAACATTTGACCATATATCACCCACGGGCGATAATCGCCGGATCGCAATTTCAGGAGTCCCACGTGGACAGTGCCAGTTCAACCAGTGATTTATCGCTCGCCGCAATGGCAGCGTGGCTGGCCGACTGACGAACTCCCTGCTTGAACGGGAGCCGTCCTTCGGCACCAGTTCCGTTCAACGCATTGCGGCGCGCTTGGCGCACCTCTTCTCTCGCCCGACATCGGTCGGGCTCGCGCTTTTCAAATCACGGACACACTTCGGCGTCAGCAGACACCGGAGTTTTTGACGCGTACCGTTTCTGCGTGGCTTTTCTTGCTTCACCGAAGGAGAACGCCATGAAGACTTTTTTCTTTCGCTCAGACCGCTTGGTGCGCCTTGGCCGCACCTGCGCAGCCGCGCCCGCAGTCGAGTCGACCGTTGTCGCAAACGCTCAGGCCAAGCCGCTTGAGCAGCAGCTCAAGGAGCTGGACACGCTGACCCGCTGGCCGACCCATCGCATCCGCAGCTTCCTCGCCACGCAGTCGCGCAGCGCGCGCTGATTCGCAGGCCGCAAGCCTTTCATCAACCCATCCCAAAAGGAGCAGACATGGACCCCGACCCGTCTCGATCTCGCAGCGCCGGCATGGCCCGCTCGCGGGTGATGCCGGCTGGCTCGGCACGCTGCTCCTTGGTATTTCCGATGGTTCAGCGCCGCGCCTTTGTTGACCTCTTGTTGATCAATGGGTCCGCACTGAAACCACGTCAGCGTTTGCGCACCTGAAGCGCGGCGCGGCTCCTTTCAGCGCGGATCGAAAGGAGCCTCCAATGCAACGTCTGAACAACGCATTGCGTGTCGATGCAGCCCGCACGACACTCGCACAGAACTCTTCCCGCGCCGACCGCATCGGCACTATGCGCACCCGCGCCCTGCTCGCCGCACTGAGCAACCACCGCGCAGACCTGCTCGCCCAACTGCTCTCGCATCTGGGCGACAAGACCTTCGCCCAAACGCTCGCCACGCTGTCCGCACGCGAACAGGTAGCCGCCCTGCACATGCTCAGCACCGAACGCCGCGCCAGCGTCTTCCGCGAACTGACGCAGCCGCAGCGCGATATCTGGCACCAGGCCGTGCAGACCGAGCAACAGGCCAAGCCCTCCATGCTGGTGCGCTGCAAGCAACTGCTGCGCGCGCCCTTCGCCAAGGCCAATCCAACCAAGGCTGCGTGAGCGGCGCGGGAGCATCACATGCAGATCCTCAACAATCTGTTCCGCGCCTTTGTGCGCCGCCGCCGCATGGGTGGCTTCTTTCACCGCCGTGCGATTCCCACGGATCACAGCGCGGGTCATGGCCGGGCCGTGCCGACCGAGCTCACACGCAACCTGCTGCTTGCCTCGCAAGGCGATGCCCGCACCACGCTGCAAC
This genomic stretch from Diaphorobacter sp. HDW4B harbors:
- a CDS encoding lipopolysaccharide assembly protein LapB, whose translation is MDSFAWVNELAEQLEEQGQPRLAYLIHDVPYQQYRGNHSIVEALVPEALAAARSLEIPWLDIYFKHWLNASRIARHHGETQLGEVVSSYESAHQERTHACPQSVCITQDLVATYANVDGPGWSEERLAACDETLARIDPSWSCFGCLSIEKANALHDQGQPREAVIYLKQQRDEQRRAGEETNTLFVATEVDQYLLLGEPETALKLLDDSEEAADDDDRREQATRLFLRTRALAMSGKADEAVELLPEFGDIELEDYLLWCRAALAIARVKPDFNTPQLGHSLWTTIEHLHSVGNHRQLIDMALAQTELALARKVPWLAGHAIALAREHLPMLRLDLGAAAKLDKAAQAMAQASGTEPPCKPEELPEWLSSDAANGLDNEVVIQWLEEAHRTLPQDEDVAMTLASALSNFGCHDLARTRLKAMVDAAPESMALQNRWFGLCINADDHAAIEAQAARIEATLPAQAAWYRARVAYRESRYAQVGPLVAQVLEHDANAIPTRGLWADAAMELKDFDTAVEQRRIVLEADEEPDSRQRWDLLIAATAAQQWAEVRKQAVALEMELDEVDSENEPLEEDWGLIYLRHDENGRLRDVMARRTGPATARIVQPASQGQDQRMGDWVVFMPKLVEQPPENEDEQDGYIRIYDEPLHVLEKGGHGPSYMVDGVHPGDEAIRALRDALEAEGWSTWQYSGDNYFITDPDADEDDDDDDDEEGELLGIYLAVTAPADVPPRVISAKLATLTKGMQLCWTELARDAGESTERHEAMEERYGL
- a CDS encoding ATP-binding protein, with the protein product MNDDDHSSSDQPAQPSALQTTQVHLDGLFDVLAKHLYSTPVVAIRELIQNAHDSISRRRLEDPTFTGPGRIDVIADDVAQTIIIRDNGSGLTEQELHSFLATLGNGYTRQLRATEKPGSEELIGLFGLGFLSAFVVAEQVLVNTSSYQSPDKGWRYLSSDGRRYAVQAIDARPVGTEIHLAMRTDFNHLCSAGVLKKVLGRYCALLREPLWFDDECVNADPPPWRATADGVVVHPAVLQRQRMAFATRMERHFEPICVIPIKPEGDSDARGLLWVQDGATYGTSDNRHLSVYVRGMLLDDEARDLIPVWAGFIGGVIESNALTPTASREDLQRDDAYMAVRAHLKSALIKGLADLSKDQAPAWSRLLSRHNEALLGAAMCEDELFAMLQDAVRISTSQGDLPVRSLIRDGRIHLSLGQSGGFEDVLFRALQVPVARGDRYAVAGFLREYVRDRGVLLVEIGTATGNARMFRAADLPESEIAWLREQLAWGELVVPARFVSPELPLIAVPDREAQLKARLEADDASKRMAGAALSLARAFTKRIDASVPARLYINLDNPAIEALLQSHRQGRAVPAHAVALLRSFKVIMAPGGEELAGQPPLVDLLNDFNGAVTALCTPPQSP
- a CDS encoding AAA family ATPase, encoding MSQVLRQHAEQQFAHELDALSQVDDRARPPNWKLSPWAVLQYLMGGTLKNGVEISPKYIGNSRLMEIAVTTLATDRALLLYGVPGTAKSWVSEHLAAAVSGDSTLLVQGTAGTSEEQLRYGWNYAQLLAHGPSEKALIPSPMVNAMKRGKIARIEELTRIPADVQDTLITVLSEKTLPVPELESEVQAVQGFSVIATANNRDKGVNELSSALKRRFNTVVLPVPATEAEEVQIVMKRVGEMGRALALPAEPPALEEIKRVVQIFRELRSGQTEDGKSVRIKSPTSTLSTAEAISVINSGMALAGHFGDGVMRAADVASGLLGAVVKDPVQDTVVWKEYLETVVKERGEWKDLYRACREQL
- a CDS encoding DUF5691 domain-containing protein; amino-acid sequence: MNSSNGGAMNSPAWQGLMQQALVGTQRMDALDDAPWPAELQSLVRDANAALAVPADAHAGSIKLLRAAGAAGLWQRAGFVPQALAQPLASTSAPDDVQAEPADEAVIRALNAALREGPESLTRQSWHVLAKAGMRLPQASLPVALDAGARSSALRADLLAVLGARGLWLAQQNPAWKFAAGTDQQADPEQLWSEGTFEQRLSVLRNERASTPQAARERFDAAVKELNAKERLAMLEVLRTQLSMDDEALLERLLTDRSGEVKQLAAELLSTLPHSAHSQRVIAWIAPLLKQEGDKWTIEPPEKDNADWPRDGIALKAHSYFKGGERAWWLYQLVRLTPPTWWTETLGKTPEEVFAWAAKTEWKRHLWDGLLEAAARSPNRDWLQLLTSMQENRFAQESLRSLLASMTLAEREVYWQERLKAAPRLVFELLIRIDDQMEPHEHLSRALSDALVASLDLSYAAAVVSTDWSLRHNLSQALTSAALWMHPQSLPAFLTLIDKASADEKSAQWFEDVWQRVRSTAGIRQTLQQIST
- a CDS encoding SWIM zinc finger domain-containing protein, with the translated sequence MLTSEAEVLGLSPDASSTKAAQGLKSPGKWPTLGSDEGAVWGECQGSGSKPYQTQVDLSGPSFKCSCPSRKFPCKHGLALLLLRTAGQVAAADARPAWVSEWLDSRRDRAEKKEAKAVAVAAAPPDPQAAAKREAKRWDRVEGGLGELSLWMQDMLRQGLATQQLNDSSTHQAWQNMAARLVDAQAPSMAARVTQLHDVASVREDWPALLLTHLGQWQLLLDAAARREQLPPAMLDDVMTALGWNQDKAELLATSPAVADQWLVLGGCQIEGQGRLVERRMWLWGEQTQRIALLQDYAHGGRGYERAWVVGRRYEASLHFYPGGAPMRAIAADNSSLLEAQATTAPSLLAHSTPQQSWRDVAERLAGNPFQWLQPLMLQSVQLHRVEGQGWQATVMDGAAQRVLPLDLPDSQAWGLLAASGGHPMLAMGEWSDERWRLLSAWNVTGDGNARLIWALSGEVQ
- a CDS encoding lysoplasmalogenase family protein, giving the protein MLSPSQVIVIATPVFFLLIAIEWLVSMRRRNYPYKLADAFSSMSLGLMSQTSAVFTKLLTVGIYTAVFEHVALLRSDAFWTSLPGWLIALVLYDFLYYWNHRMGHEVNVLWAAHVVHHQSQQYNLSTALRQPSSYALLSWLFYLPMAVLGVPPLVFVVVGLIDLLYQFWVHTEQVRRLGWFDRWFCAPSNHRVHHAVNDPYLDKNYGGILIIWDRIFGTFKEEDDREPCVYGTRGLLQSWDPLWANASIYSQLAQDSFHARNWGDKLRVWLKPPGWRPIDVAARFPKPAFVLDEHRALFEPPIGKAAQWFASLQFITLIAGAALFLWNADQAPLAHNLIWFATISIAQWILGAVLQGRISVWLALMLDAGVLAAATGALGLTEWHMVFKPAAMLFACAQVLASARNAPVDHAGRSHPISLRWLLVALQWSFVGDVCLMLSSPAMFVPGLVSFLLAHLAYIIVMKRGLPWFADRRALLITLLLGIGMYAFLWTGGLPAELRIPVAVYVTVIALMAAQAWGRWRIMRSTNALQVALGASCFMISDTILALDRFVQPVPYALFWVLISYFAAQALIVWGLTGKARSSTAA